The Chitinophaga sp. H8 genome contains a region encoding:
- a CDS encoding alpha/beta hydrolase, translated as MEEVVTDRFSLFSPGLQRQVLIDCYYPATHTPGNVCLLLVNDGQDLEAVGLTDLLAPLYAAGKALLVVGIYAGKQRKQEYGTARFLNSQGQGGSAALYNQFVVQQLLPFIRQQYSGITFVTTAFAGFSLGGLSALDIVWNNPGLFNYVGVFSGALWWRSRELGNGYNENTDRIMHRQIREGIFQPGLKFFFECGTEDETADRNNNGIIDSIDDTQGLIHELEQKGYVNGQDITYLEIPGGRHDVSTWGQAMDVLLKWL; from the coding sequence ATGGAAGAAGTCGTAACAGATCGTTTTAGCTTGTTTTCACCCGGATTGCAACGGCAGGTGCTCATAGATTGTTATTATCCGGCAACTCATACACCGGGAAATGTTTGTTTGTTGTTGGTAAATGATGGACAGGACCTCGAAGCGGTTGGTTTGACAGACTTACTGGCTCCCTTATATGCAGCCGGTAAAGCATTGTTGGTAGTGGGGATCTACGCGGGTAAACAACGAAAACAGGAATATGGTACTGCAAGGTTCCTGAACAGCCAAGGGCAGGGAGGAAGCGCTGCATTGTATAATCAGTTTGTTGTACAGCAACTATTGCCCTTCATCCGGCAGCAGTACAGCGGTATTACGTTTGTAACAACTGCATTTGCGGGCTTTTCCCTGGGAGGATTGTCCGCTTTGGATATTGTGTGGAATAATCCGGGTTTGTTTAATTATGTTGGCGTGTTTTCAGGAGCGCTTTGGTGGAGAAGCAGGGAATTGGGGAATGGCTACAATGAAAATACGGACCGTATCATGCACCGGCAGATAAGAGAAGGGATTTTCCAGCCAGGCCTGAAATTTTTTTTTGAATGCGGTACGGAAGATGAAACTGCCGACCGCAACAATAACGGGATTATTGACAGTATTGATGACACGCAGGGGCTGATCCATGAACTGGAACAAAAAGGATATGTAAACGGACAGGACATTACCTACCTGGAAATACCCGGAGGGAGGCATGACGTGTCCACCTGGGGGCAGGCAATGGATGTTTTACTGAAATGGTTATGA
- a CDS encoding esterase family protein gives MTENYYKWHSPHLNREFEMLVFGDSGYPLLLFPTSMGRYYESKDFGLIDAAGWFVDQGLVRIYCPDSVDANSWYNKNVPPAERAYNHLCYDQMLANELLPRITAETGHERIAVAGCSFGGYHAANFAFRHPAVVSYLFSLSGIFDIAQRVDHQFDDNVYFNNPVSFLPDNEDEDLWRMGIVLGTADHDVTRGQNEQLSGILGAKKISHWLDVRPNRVHDWPVWKEMLPHYLSLIKA, from the coding sequence GTGACTGAGAACTACTATAAATGGCATTCCCCACACCTGAACCGGGAATTTGAGATGCTGGTATTTGGAGATAGTGGCTATCCCCTGCTGCTGTTTCCTACTTCTATGGGACGTTATTACGAAAGTAAGGACTTTGGCCTGATAGATGCAGCAGGGTGGTTTGTTGACCAGGGGCTTGTACGGATTTATTGTCCGGACAGTGTGGATGCGAACAGCTGGTATAATAAAAATGTTCCTCCCGCAGAAAGAGCGTATAATCACCTTTGTTATGATCAGATGCTGGCCAATGAGTTGCTTCCCCGTATAACGGCAGAAACGGGGCACGAACGCATTGCCGTAGCAGGTTGTAGCTTTGGTGGCTATCATGCAGCCAATTTTGCCTTCCGGCATCCGGCGGTAGTATCTTATCTGTTTAGCCTGAGCGGTATATTTGATATTGCCCAACGGGTAGATCATCAGTTTGACGATAACGTATATTTCAATAATCCGGTTTCCTTTCTGCCCGACAATGAAGATGAGGACCTCTGGCGGATGGGCATTGTACTGGGCACAGCAGACCACGATGTAACCAGGGGGCAGAATGAGCAGTTATCGGGTATACTTGGTGCTAAAAAGATATCGCACTGGCTGGATGTCCGCCCTAACAGGGTGCATGACTGGCCCGTCTGGAAGGAAATGCTGCCGCATTATCTCTCGCTTATCAAAGCTTAA
- a CDS encoding ATP-grasp domain-containing protein, with translation MKKIGILFGQENTFPQAFVDRINRKNEPGIMAEFVTIDKVMQGADSGYAVILDRISQDVPFYRAYLKNAAIGGTAVINNPFWWSADDKFFNNAVALKTGVAVPKTVLVPSRNLPENTSDQSFRNLLYPFDWDTIFAYTGFPAYMKPFAGGGWKNVYQVENREDFFNKHAETDQLVMMLQEEIVFEEYYRCYCIGGRHVRIMPYDPRHPHHLRYQASFPGEPALLDTITAQVIALNEYLGYDFNTVEMAVKEGIPYAIDFCNPAPDADLHSVGADNFEWVVETTASYAIARAKAHQPGADNLTWGRFVQEGILANGTSTPLKKKKAAAKKATTAKKAADTSKKKTTTDKKTKTTTAATTKKSSSKNK, from the coding sequence ATGAAAAAGATAGGTATTCTCTTTGGTCAGGAAAACACTTTCCCACAGGCATTCGTAGACCGTATAAACCGTAAAAACGAGCCAGGGATTATGGCTGAATTTGTTACCATTGATAAGGTAATGCAGGGTGCTGATTCGGGCTATGCTGTGATACTGGACCGCATCTCCCAGGATGTACCCTTTTATCGTGCCTACCTGAAAAATGCTGCCATCGGTGGTACCGCTGTTATCAACAATCCTTTCTGGTGGAGCGCTGATGACAAGTTTTTTAATAATGCAGTGGCCTTGAAAACTGGCGTAGCTGTTCCCAAAACGGTATTGGTGCCTTCCCGCAATCTTCCGGAAAACACCTCGGATCAATCTTTCCGCAATCTGTTGTATCCGTTTGACTGGGATACCATATTTGCGTACACGGGTTTTCCGGCATATATGAAGCCCTTTGCCGGCGGAGGATGGAAAAATGTTTACCAGGTAGAGAACCGGGAAGACTTCTTCAACAAACATGCGGAAACAGATCAGCTGGTTATGATGCTGCAGGAAGAAATTGTATTTGAAGAATACTATCGTTGCTACTGTATAGGCGGCAGGCATGTACGTATCATGCCATATGATCCACGCCATCCGCATCATTTACGTTATCAGGCCTCCTTTCCCGGGGAACCGGCGTTATTGGACACCATTACGGCACAGGTGATTGCCCTGAATGAGTATCTGGGCTATGATTTTAATACCGTAGAGATGGCCGTAAAAGAGGGTATTCCCTATGCCATCGACTTTTGCAACCCTGCACCAGATGCAGATCTCCATTCTGTAGGAGCAGACAATTTTGAGTGGGTAGTAGAAACGACTGCCAGTTATGCCATTGCAAGAGCCAAAGCGCATCAGCCGGGAGCAGATAATCTTACCTGGGGCAGATTTGTACAAGAGGGTATATTAGCTAATGGAACAAGTACACCGCTCAAAAAGAAAAAGGCTGCTGCCAAAAAAGCAACCACAGCAAAAAAAGCAGCTGACACCAGCAAAAAGAAAACGACAACAGATAAAAAGACTAAAACAACAACTGCTGCCACTACCAAAAAAAGCAGCAGTAAAAATAAATAG
- a CDS encoding carboxylate-amine ligase yields the protein MFTAFTLGIEEEYMVLDPTTRELKSHEQKIVEQAHKVIKDQVKAEFHQAVVEVGTQICANISEAREDVALLRRTIAQIAGDLGFSIGASGTHPFSKWEKQLITDHPRYFEIVNEMQDAARSNLIFGLHVHVGMENREMALHIANSARYFLPHIFALSTNSPFWEGRNTGFKSFRTKVFDKFPRTGIPDYFASIEEYDNYIKLLVKTNCIDNAKKVWWDLRVHPFFNTVEFRVCDIPLTVEETITVAGLFQAVCAKIYKLRMQNLNFIIYNRALINENKWRASRYGIDGHLIDFGKEIEVNTRALIYELLDFVDDVVDELDSRPVIQNTIHLLENGTGADRQLQVYAETGDMVAVTDFIQSQFLV from the coding sequence ATGTTTACCGCATTTACGCTCGGCATAGAAGAAGAATACATGGTGCTGGATCCCACTACCCGGGAGCTGAAATCACATGAGCAAAAGATAGTGGAGCAGGCCCATAAAGTGATTAAAGACCAGGTAAAAGCAGAGTTCCATCAGGCAGTAGTGGAAGTAGGCACCCAAATCTGCGCCAACATTAGTGAGGCACGGGAAGATGTAGCACTGCTGCGCAGGACTATTGCACAAATTGCCGGTGATCTTGGCTTTAGCATAGGCGCCTCCGGTACCCATCCTTTTTCCAAATGGGAAAAACAGCTGATTACTGACCATCCGAGGTACTTTGAAATAGTAAATGAGATGCAGGATGCAGCACGATCCAACCTGATATTTGGTTTGCATGTGCACGTGGGTATGGAAAACCGGGAAATGGCACTTCATATCGCCAACTCTGCCCGCTACTTTTTACCACATATTTTTGCGCTTAGTACCAACTCCCCTTTCTGGGAGGGGCGTAATACCGGTTTTAAATCATTCCGTACCAAGGTGTTTGATAAATTCCCCCGTACCGGTATACCTGATTATTTTGCCAGTATTGAAGAATATGATAATTACATCAAACTACTGGTAAAAACCAACTGTATCGATAATGCCAAGAAGGTATGGTGGGATTTACGGGTACATCCTTTTTTCAATACTGTTGAGTTTCGCGTTTGTGATATTCCACTTACCGTAGAGGAGACCATTACCGTAGCCGGCCTTTTCCAGGCAGTATGTGCCAAGATATATAAACTGCGCATGCAAAACCTCAACTTCATTATTTACAACAGGGCCCTGATTAATGAAAATAAATGGCGGGCCTCCCGCTATGGTATTGATGGGCACCTGATCGATTTTGGTAAGGAAATAGAAGTAAATACACGCGCACTTATATACGAACTACTGGATTTTGTTGATGATGTAGTAGATGAGCTCGACAGTCGTCCTGTTATTCAAAACACTATACACCTGCTTGAAAATGGTACCGGAGCCGACAGGCAACTTCAGGTATATGCTGAAACAGGAGATATGGTAGCCGTTACTGATTTTATTCAATCGCAGTTCCTGGTTTAG
- a CDS encoding type 1 glutamine amidotransferase translates to MQPIKNNWKVAVLDMYEGAPNEGMRCIRELLNDYAATHGLNLQFHEYEVRLQQQVPDLSYDIYISTGGPGSPVASEGSAWEAAYFSLIEELLAWNRTNRVKKPAIFICHSFQLMCRYFKLGNVCRRKSPAFGVFPVHKTVAGMHEPVFNALPDPFYIVDSRNWQVIELNKSNMQAMGAQLLAIEKERPHVPLERATMAIRFNEHFIGTQFHPEADASGMHKYLLQEEKRKQVTASYGEEKYESMLEQLMDPDKIRLTHDRFVTTFLDQAIFGLVTASHAVAAGFEQPEGFDPQEGYEDNDNEQSFF, encoded by the coding sequence ATGCAACCCATAAAGAATAACTGGAAAGTAGCTGTACTGGATATGTATGAAGGGGCGCCCAATGAGGGCATGCGCTGTATACGGGAGCTGTTGAATGACTACGCTGCTACACATGGATTAAATTTACAATTTCACGAATATGAAGTGCGGTTACAGCAGCAGGTACCAGATTTGTCTTACGATATTTATATTTCCACCGGCGGGCCGGGCAGCCCTGTAGCCAGTGAAGGAAGTGCCTGGGAAGCAGCCTACTTTTCGCTGATAGAGGAATTATTGGCCTGGAACCGTACGAATAGGGTCAAAAAACCGGCCATCTTCATTTGCCATTCCTTTCAGCTGATGTGCCGTTATTTTAAACTGGGCAATGTATGCCGGCGTAAATCCCCCGCATTTGGGGTATTTCCGGTACATAAAACAGTAGCCGGGATGCATGAACCAGTATTCAATGCCTTGCCTGATCCGTTTTATATTGTTGATAGCCGCAACTGGCAGGTAATAGAATTGAATAAAAGTAACATGCAGGCTATGGGCGCACAACTGCTGGCCATTGAAAAAGAACGGCCGCATGTTCCGCTGGAAAGAGCAACCATGGCCATCCGTTTCAATGAACACTTTATTGGCACACAATTTCATCCGGAAGCTGATGCCAGTGGTATGCATAAGTACTTGCTCCAGGAAGAAAAAAGGAAACAGGTTACTGCCAGCTATGGTGAAGAGAAATATGAAAGTATGCTGGAACAGCTAATGGATCCTGACAAGATCCGGCTTACACATGATCGGTTTGTCACAACCTTCCTCGACCAGGCTATTTTTGGATTAGTGACTGCCTCACATGCGGTGGCTGCCGGATTTGAGCAGCCGGAGGGCTTTGATCCGCAGGAAGGGTATGAAGATAATGACAACGAGCAATCATTTTTCTAA